Genomic DNA from Streptacidiphilus rugosus AM-16:
CAGCGAGATCACCGGTACTGCCGCGTACATCGAATCCCAGCTGGAGGGCGGCTACAACTTCCTCGGCTACGTCAGCCCCGTCGGCGCCATCCCGGCCGGGTTCAACGTCACCGCACACGCCCAGCAGAGCGGCAGCACCGTCAACCTGACCTCCACCGTCACCGCCAACGGCTACGTCAACTACGTCAACTACGTCATCACCGGACCCGGCGGCTACAACCAGACCTTCCGCGCCGGCGGCGGCCCCACCAACCCCAACACCACCGGCTACGCCTACGCCTGGAACACCAGCGGCCTCGCCTCGGGAACGTACTCGATCCAGCCCGTGGCCAACGAGACCGACGGCGCCAACCACACCTACGCCGCCACCACCGTGCAGGTCTCCTCGGGCATGGCCCGACTGGTGTCCGGCGACTTCCTGAACAACGGGCGGATCGACATCGCCGGGATCGACGCGAACAACAACCTGAAGCTCTACACCAACGACGGCACCGGCCACCTGAGCGACAGCGGCGTCTACATGCTGGGCAACACGGGTCTGTGGGCGGGGTTCAAGCAGATCACCGCGGGTGACTTCCTGAACAACGGGCGGATCGACATCGCCGGGATCGACGCGAACAACAACCTGAAGCTCTACACCAACGACGGCACCGGCCACCTGAGCGACAGCGGGATCTACATGCTCGGCAACACCGGCCTCTGGGGCGGCTTCAAGCAGATCGTTGCGGGCGACTTCCTGAACAACGGGCGGATCGACATCGCCGGGATCGACGCGAACAACAACCTGAAGCTCTACACCAACGACGGCACCGGCCACCTGAGCGACAGCGGTGTCTACATGCTGGGCAACACGGGTCTGTGGGCGGGGTTCAAGCAGATCACCGCGGGTGACTTCCTGAACAACGGGCGGATCGACATCGCCGGGATCGACGCGAACAACAACCTGAAGCTCTACACCAACGACGGCACCGGCCACCTGAGCGACAGCGGCGTCTACATGCTCGGCAACACCGGCCTCTGGGGCGGCTTCCGCAGTGTCGTGGCCGGCAACTACCTCGGTGACGGGCGCATCAGCGTCGCGGGGATCGACGCGAACAACAACCTGAAGCTCTACACCAACGACGGCACCGGCCACCTGAGCGACAGCGGGATCTACATGCTCGGCAACACCGGCCTCTGGGCCGGGTTCGGCTCCTGAGCTCCGACCCGACCAGCACCGGGCCTGCGGATCCCACCGGGATCCGCAGGCCCGCCGGCGTTCCGGTCGGCGTCAGAGCAGCGACTCGATGACCCTGGCGACGCCGTCGGTGTCGTGGTCGGTGGTGTGCCGGGGCGTCGCCGCGAGGACTTCGGGGTGGGCGTTGGCGACGGCGTAGGCCGTGCCCGCCCAGGCCAGCATCGGGAGGTCGTTCGGCATGTCGCCGAAGGCCAGCACCCGCTCCGCGATGATGCCCCGCTCGCCGCACCACGCGGCCAGCGCCGCGGCCTTGGTGACGCCCGGCGCGCTGATCTCCAGCATCGGGACCGCCGCCGAGCGCGTCACCTCGCCGAAGTCGCCGACGAGCTCGCGGCCGCGGCGCAGGAACTCGTCGGGATCGATGTCCGGATGCTTGGCCAGCAGCTTGAAGATCTGGTGGCCGGCCGGGCCGGCCAGGATCTCCTCCGCCGGGGCGACCTGGTCCGCCGCGTCCATGTCCCACAGGGTCCGCGGGTAGGCGGGCTCGTGGGAGAAGCCGGCCGGGTACTCGAAGGCGAAGCTCACCTCCGGCAGGGCCTTCCGCAGCGCCCCGACCGTCGCGAGCGCGTCGTCCGCGCGCATCGGGTGGGTCTCCAGCAGCTCCTTGCGGCGCACGTCGTACAGCGCGCCGCCGTTCGAGCAGATGGCGACCCCGTGCGGGCCGATCGCTGTGCTGACCGCGTCCATCCAGCGCGGTGGGCGGCCGGTGACGAAGACGATGCAGACACCCGCCTCCTCGGCGCGGCGCAGCGCCTCCTCGGTACGGGCCGAGACCGTGCCGTCGCTGCGCAGCAGGGTGCCGTCGAGATCGGTGGCGATGAGGGAGGGGAGCACAGGTACATCCTCACATCCCGTTGTGGATCTCTCGGCGGAACCGCGTACGGATGGGTCAGAATCACGTGGTGAGATTCGGCATCCTCGGCACCACCCAGGCATGGACCGACCACGGCGACGAGCTCGCCCTCGGCGGCCCGGGACGCCGCGCGCTGCTGGCGCTGCTGCTGCTGGACGCCGGGCGGACGGTGTCGACGGAGCGGCTGGTCGACGGCCTGTACGGGGAGGAGCCGCCGGGGAACGTCGGCAACGCGCTGCAGTCGCAGGTGTCCCGGCTGCGCGGGGCGCTGCGGCCGGTCGGGGTCGCCGTCGAGGGCGGTCCCGGCGGCTACCGCATCGCCACCGCCCCGGACGAGGTCGACGCGCACGCGTTCGCCCGCCTGGTCGCCGAGGGGCAGACCGGCTGGGGGCGCGGCGACGCGGAGGCGGCGTTCACCGCGCTGACGGCGGCGCTGGCGTTGTGGCGCGGGGAGCCCCTGTCGGACGTCGGCGGTGCGCCCTTCGCCGCGGG
This window encodes:
- a CDS encoding CHAP domain-containing protein, coding for MPSHRFTLRALACLTATGLSGVALLGLGAAPASATTNRSAIVSAAVGQIGDNGCSPNSYYGSCSQEWCADFARWAWSQGGVDVSALGATVTTFVNYGDNNGTWHDPGSYTPQPGDAMIFGGSGYPTKASGGAHVGLVVSVSGSTITEIGGNQSGTVSEITGTAAYIESQLEGGYNFLGYVSPVGAIPAGFNVTAHAQQSGSTVNLTSTVTANGYVNYVNYVITGPGGYNQTFRAGGGPTNPNTTGYAYAWNTSGLASGTYSIQPVANETDGANHTYAATTVQVSSGMARLVSGDFLNNGRIDIAGIDANNNLKLYTNDGTGHLSDSGVYMLGNTGLWAGFKQITAGDFLNNGRIDIAGIDANNNLKLYTNDGTGHLSDSGIYMLGNTGLWGGFKQIVAGDFLNNGRIDIAGIDANNNLKLYTNDGTGHLSDSGVYMLGNTGLWAGFKQITAGDFLNNGRIDIAGIDANNNLKLYTNDGTGHLSDSGVYMLGNTGLWGGFRSVVAGNYLGDGRISVAGIDANNNLKLYTNDGTGHLSDSGIYMLGNTGLWAGFGS
- a CDS encoding Cof-type HAD-IIB family hydrolase codes for the protein MLPSLIATDLDGTLLRSDGTVSARTEEALRRAEEAGVCIVFVTGRPPRWMDAVSTAIGPHGVAICSNGGALYDVRRKELLETHPMRADDALATVGALRKALPEVSFAFEYPAGFSHEPAYPRTLWDMDAADQVAPAEEILAGPAGHQIFKLLAKHPDIDPDEFLRRGRELVGDFGEVTRSAAVPMLEISAPGVTKAAALAAWCGERGIIAERVLAFGDMPNDLPMLAWAGTAYAVANAHPEVLAATPRHTTDHDTDGVARVIESLL